One Nocardioides luti DNA window includes the following coding sequences:
- a CDS encoding DivIVA domain-containing protein translates to MGEVMPLTPEDVSNKRFTPVRLREGYDMGEVDQFLDEVEAELARLTKENDDLRSKLSAAQGGAPVSTPEKAPEPPKVEERAPEPTPTPAPAPVAAPAAAAAPVETIKVETVPQASNAAARLLEIATRNADELVDEAKNDADKIVGEARTKAERLETESKTKADRLEADARTRAQMLDSETAERRQQMFGDLEKERDKLSAEVENLRSFEREYRSRLKSYFSQQLEALNGSSETAAPAGDEQPAPKRLRSILGEDEG, encoded by the coding sequence ATGGGTGAGGTCATGCCGCTGACGCCTGAGGACGTGAGCAACAAGCGCTTTACTCCTGTCCGGCTCCGTGAGGGCTACGACATGGGGGAGGTCGACCAGTTCCTCGACGAGGTCGAGGCCGAGCTCGCGCGGCTCACGAAGGAGAACGACGACCTGCGGTCGAAGTTGTCCGCCGCCCAGGGTGGCGCGCCCGTGTCGACGCCCGAGAAGGCGCCCGAGCCCCCGAAGGTCGAGGAGCGTGCTCCCGAGCCGACCCCGACGCCGGCTCCGGCCCCCGTCGCGGCTCCGGCTGCCGCCGCCGCGCCCGTCGAGACGATCAAGGTCGAGACGGTCCCGCAGGCCTCCAACGCTGCGGCCCGCCTGCTCGAGATCGCCACGCGCAACGCCGACGAGCTCGTCGACGAGGCCAAGAACGACGCCGACAAGATCGTGGGCGAGGCCCGCACCAAGGCCGAGCGGCTCGAGACCGAGTCCAAGACCAAGGCCGACCGCCTCGAGGCCGACGCGCGCACCCGTGCGCAGATGCTCGACTCCGAGACGGCCGAGCGTCGCCAGCAGATGTTCGGCGACCTCGAGAAGGAGCGCGACAAGCTGAGCGCCGAGGTCGAGAACCTCCGCTCGTTCGAGCGCGAGTACCGCTCCCGCCTCAAGAGCTACTTCTCCCAGCAGCTGGAGGCGCTCAACGGCTCCTCCGAGACCGCTGCCCCCGCCGGTGACGAGCAGCCCGCCCCCAAGCGGCTCCGCTCGATCCTCGGCGAGGACGAGGGCTGA
- a CDS encoding YggS family pyridoxal phosphate-dependent enzyme, whose product MSRHDQLAAGLATVRERIAGACADAGRDPDEVRLVVVTKFFPESDVRLLADLGVTDVGENRHQEAEAKAAACADLALTWHFIGGLQSNKAAAVASYSHVVESVDRAKLVGPLAKGAGAREQPLDVLLQVSLDPPGAEGRAGADAADLPALAGRVAEAEHLVLRGLMAVAPLGGDPVAAFARLAELHRSFVSAHPAATWLSAGMSGDLEHAVRAGATHVRVGSAILGSRPRVK is encoded by the coding sequence ATGAGCCGCCACGACCAGCTGGCCGCCGGCCTCGCCACCGTCCGCGAGCGGATCGCGGGCGCGTGCGCCGACGCGGGCCGCGACCCCGACGAGGTGCGCCTCGTCGTGGTCACCAAGTTCTTCCCCGAGTCCGACGTGCGCCTGCTCGCCGACCTCGGGGTCACCGACGTGGGGGAGAACCGCCACCAGGAGGCGGAGGCCAAGGCCGCCGCGTGCGCCGACCTAGCGCTCACCTGGCACTTCATCGGCGGGCTCCAGAGCAACAAGGCCGCCGCCGTGGCGTCGTACTCCCACGTCGTCGAGTCGGTCGACCGGGCCAAGCTCGTCGGGCCGCTCGCCAAGGGCGCCGGCGCGCGGGAGCAGCCCCTCGACGTGCTGCTCCAGGTCAGCCTCGACCCCCCGGGTGCCGAGGGCAGGGCGGGCGCCGACGCGGCCGACCTGCCCGCGCTGGCCGGGCGCGTCGCGGAGGCGGAGCACCTCGTGCTCCGCGGCCTGATGGCGGTCGCGCCGCTGGGGGGCGACCCCGTCGCCGCCTTCGCGCGGCTCGCCGAGCTCCACCGCTCGTTCGTCTCCGCGCACCCGGCGGCCACCTGGCTGTCGGCGGGCATGAGCGGCGACCTCGAGCACGCTGTCAGGGCCGGCGCGACACACGTGCGTGTCGGCAGCGCGATCCTCGGTTCGAGGCCGCGTGTCAAGTAG
- the murG gene encoding undecaprenyldiphospho-muramoylpentapeptide beta-N-acetylglucosaminyltransferase: MRVLLAGGGSAGHTSPLLATADALRRLDPSVEITCLGTARGLETRVVPAAGYPLELIPPVPMPRRPNGDLLRVPARLRGAVKEALAVVDRVRPDVVVGYGGYVSVPAYLAARRRKLPLVVHEQNALPGLGNKAGARIATRVAVSFPGTPLPGAEYVGLPLRRMISQLDRAASRAEARAFFGLDPDRPTLLVTGGSQGATRLNRAVSGAAQALSAAGVQVLHVQGKHGGAEPAATDAPYVVLEYVDRMDLAYAAADLVLCRAGANSTVEAAATGLPAILVPLPIGNGEQERNARPVVDAGGALLVDDASVTPEWVAATVPALVTDTDRLAEMGAAAAALVPRDADERLARIVQECAR, encoded by the coding sequence ATGCGCGTTCTCCTCGCCGGCGGCGGTTCCGCCGGCCACACCTCGCCCCTGCTCGCCACCGCCGACGCCCTGCGCCGGCTCGACCCGTCCGTCGAGATCACCTGCCTCGGCACCGCGCGCGGCCTGGAGACCCGGGTGGTCCCGGCCGCCGGCTACCCGCTCGAGCTGATCCCGCCGGTGCCGATGCCGCGGCGGCCCAACGGCGACCTGCTGCGCGTCCCCGCGCGGCTGCGCGGCGCCGTGAAGGAGGCGCTCGCCGTCGTCGACCGCGTGCGGCCCGACGTCGTCGTCGGGTACGGCGGCTACGTCTCCGTGCCGGCGTACCTCGCCGCCCGCCGCCGCAAGCTGCCCCTCGTCGTCCACGAGCAGAACGCCCTGCCCGGCCTCGGCAACAAGGCCGGCGCCCGGATCGCCACGCGGGTCGCGGTCAGCTTCCCCGGCACCCCGCTGCCCGGGGCCGAGTACGTCGGCCTCCCGCTGCGCCGGATGATCTCCCAGCTCGACCGCGCCGCGAGCCGGGCCGAGGCGCGGGCCTTCTTCGGGCTCGACCCGGACCGTCCGACGCTGCTCGTCACCGGGGGCTCCCAGGGGGCCACCCGCCTCAACCGCGCCGTGTCCGGAGCGGCCCAGGCCCTCTCGGCCGCCGGGGTGCAGGTGCTGCACGTCCAGGGCAAGCACGGCGGCGCCGAGCCGGCGGCCACGGACGCGCCGTACGTCGTCCTCGAGTACGTCGACCGGATGGACCTCGCCTACGCCGCCGCCGACCTCGTCCTGTGCCGGGCCGGGGCCAACAGCACGGTCGAGGCCGCCGCGACCGGACTCCCCGCGATCCTGGTCCCGCTCCCGATCGGCAACGGCGAGCAGGAGCGCAACGCCCGGCCCGTCGTCGACGCCGGTGGTGCGCTGCTGGTCGACGACGCGTCCGTCACCCCGGAGTGGGTCGCGGCGACGGTACCCGCCCTCGTGACCGACACCGACCGCCTCGCGGAGATGGGCGCGGCCGCGGCCGCCCTGGTGCCGCGCGACGCCGACGAGCGGCTGGCCCGGATCGTCCAGGAGTGCGCCCGATGA
- the murD gene encoding UDP-N-acetylmuramoyl-L-alanine--D-glutamate ligase, with amino-acid sequence MSGPDVRALGRHDSWDGVRAVVAGFGVSGFAAADNLNHLGAGVLALDETTTDDKAEKAELLEVLGATVRLEPGATATLPDDVDVLVTSPGWRPDAPLLAQARARGVPVWGEVELAWRLRDPNHDTPWLCVTGTNGKTTTVQMLDAILRAAGRRSIAVGNVGLPIVEAVMDPEPYDVLAVELSSFQLHYTDSMSAHSAAVLNVAEDHLDWYASMADYAADKGRIYERVQRACVYNVADAETERLVRDADVEEGARAIGFTLGMPGVGMLGLVEDILVDRAFIEQRDSSAAELCTIADLALGSPGGAAPHNVQNALAAAALARSFGVEQVAVRDGLRGFQPDGHRIATVAVADGVAWVDDSKATNPHAAQSSLQAYDHVVWVAGGLAKGARFEDLVLAVRDRLRGVVLLGRDRQVIAEALSRHAPDVPVISIEDGETGHEHGPMGRVVEAADQLARPGDTVLLAPGCASMDMFTNYAERGDAFAAAVRARTGTTD; translated from the coding sequence TTGAGCGGTCCCGACGTCCGGGCGCTGGGCCGGCACGACTCCTGGGACGGCGTCCGCGCGGTCGTCGCGGGGTTCGGCGTCTCCGGCTTCGCCGCGGCCGACAACCTCAACCACCTCGGGGCCGGCGTGCTGGCCCTCGACGAGACGACCACGGACGACAAGGCCGAGAAGGCCGAGCTCCTCGAGGTGCTGGGCGCGACGGTCCGCCTCGAGCCCGGTGCCACCGCGACGCTGCCCGACGACGTCGACGTGCTCGTCACCTCGCCGGGCTGGCGCCCCGACGCGCCGCTGCTCGCGCAGGCCCGCGCCCGCGGCGTCCCGGTGTGGGGCGAGGTGGAGCTGGCCTGGCGGCTGCGCGACCCGAACCACGACACCCCGTGGCTGTGCGTCACCGGCACCAACGGCAAGACCACGACCGTCCAGATGCTCGACGCGATCCTGAGGGCCGCCGGGCGCCGCAGCATCGCGGTCGGCAACGTCGGGCTCCCGATCGTCGAGGCGGTCATGGACCCCGAGCCGTACGACGTCCTCGCGGTCGAGCTCTCCAGCTTCCAGCTGCACTACACGGACTCGATGAGCGCGCACAGCGCCGCCGTCCTGAACGTCGCCGAGGACCACCTGGACTGGTACGCCTCCATGGCCGACTACGCCGCCGACAAGGGCCGGATCTACGAGCGGGTCCAGCGCGCCTGCGTCTACAACGTCGCCGACGCCGAGACCGAGCGGCTGGTCCGCGACGCCGACGTCGAGGAGGGTGCCCGCGCGATCGGCTTCACCCTGGGGATGCCCGGGGTCGGGATGCTCGGCCTCGTCGAGGACATCCTGGTCGACCGGGCCTTCATCGAGCAGCGCGACTCAAGCGCCGCCGAGCTCTGCACGATCGCCGACCTCGCCCTGGGCTCGCCCGGCGGTGCCGCTCCGCACAACGTCCAGAACGCGCTGGCCGCCGCGGCGCTGGCCCGCTCCTTCGGCGTGGAGCAGGTCGCCGTGCGCGACGGGCTGCGCGGCTTCCAGCCGGACGGCCACCGGATCGCGACGGTCGCCGTCGCCGACGGCGTCGCGTGGGTGGACGACTCGAAGGCCACCAACCCCCACGCCGCTCAGTCCTCGCTGCAGGCCTACGACCACGTCGTCTGGGTCGCGGGCGGGCTCGCCAAGGGAGCCCGCTTCGAGGACCTCGTGCTCGCCGTGCGCGACCGGCTGCGGGGCGTGGTGCTCCTCGGCCGCGACCGTCAGGTGATCGCCGAGGCGCTTTCACGACACGCGCCGGATGTCCCCGTCATCTCGATCGAGGACGGCGAGACTGGTCACGAGCACGGCCCCATGGGGCGCGTCGTGGAGGCGGCGGACCAGCTCGCCCGACCCGGCGACACGGTTCTCCTGGCTCCGGGATGTGCCTCCATGGACATGTTCACCAACTACGCCGAGCGGGGCGACGCCTTCGCCGCCGCCGTGCGGGCCAGGACCGGGACGACAGACTGA
- a CDS encoding YggT family protein gives MHAVGTVLHVLLWVFLGLMWIRFVVDWVQVFARSWSPSGPLLVLLEVVYSLTDPPIKALRRVIPPLRLGQVVLDLSFLIVMVLAYVLLGLNDAYLLRA, from the coding sequence TTGCATGCCGTCGGTACGGTCCTCCACGTACTCCTCTGGGTCTTCCTGGGTCTGATGTGGATCCGGTTCGTCGTGGACTGGGTCCAGGTGTTCGCCCGCTCGTGGAGTCCCTCGGGCCCCCTGCTGGTCCTCCTCGAGGTCGTCTACTCCCTCACGGACCCGCCCATCAAGGCGCTGCGCCGGGTCATCCCGCCGCTACGCCTGGGGCAGGTGGTGCTCGACCTGAGCTTCCTGATCGTGATGGTGCTGGCCTATGTTCTGCTGGGGCTCAACGACGCCTACCTGCTCCGCGCGTAG
- the murC gene encoding UDP-N-acetylmuramate--L-alanine ligase, whose product MRVPVPDTILPADRLGRVHFVGIGGAGLSGIARIMLARGLAVSGSDGTDSPTLEALRGLGAEVHLGHAAEHVHDVDTLVVSTAVREDNPEYVEAVRQGLRVLPRSAALAAVMAGRRVVAVAGTHGKTTTTSLLTVALQAAGADPTYAVGGDLAQTGTNAQEGGGDLFVAEADESDGAFLVYRPYAAVVTNVEADHLDNWGTEEAYRAAFAEFADRIDPGGLLVCVVDDDGARDLAAYARGRGLTVVGVGESADADVRATDLVFEGSTSRFTVHDGDVELGTLTLQIPGRHYVLDALAALTVGLRLGHDFDGLRRGLEGFTGTRRRMERKGEAAGVRVYDSYAHHPVEIAGDLQAARSVAGEGRVVVAYQPHLVSRTRIFGVAMGEALGAADEVVVLDVYLAREDADPEVTGALVAGAVPLPAERVAFVPDFDAVPAELVRRARPGDLVLTLGAGTVTQLGPRVLDLLATHDPAGGGDA is encoded by the coding sequence ATGAGGGTCCCCGTCCCCGACACGATCCTCCCGGCCGACCGGCTCGGGCGCGTCCACTTCGTCGGCATCGGGGGAGCGGGCCTGTCCGGCATCGCCCGGATCATGCTCGCCCGCGGCCTCGCGGTGAGCGGCAGCGACGGCACCGACTCGCCGACCCTCGAGGCGCTGCGCGGGCTGGGCGCCGAGGTGCACCTCGGCCACGCGGCCGAGCACGTCCACGACGTCGACACCCTCGTGGTCTCGACGGCGGTCCGCGAGGACAACCCGGAGTACGTCGAGGCCGTGCGACAGGGCCTGCGCGTGCTCCCGCGCTCCGCGGCCCTCGCCGCCGTGATGGCCGGGCGCCGCGTGGTCGCCGTGGCCGGCACGCACGGCAAGACCACCACGACCTCGCTGCTCACGGTCGCCCTCCAGGCGGCGGGCGCCGACCCGACGTACGCCGTCGGCGGCGACCTCGCCCAGACCGGCACGAACGCCCAGGAGGGCGGCGGCGACCTGTTCGTCGCCGAGGCCGACGAGAGCGACGGCGCCTTCCTCGTCTACCGGCCGTACGCCGCGGTCGTCACCAACGTCGAGGCCGACCACCTCGACAACTGGGGCACCGAGGAGGCCTACCGCGCCGCCTTCGCGGAGTTCGCCGACCGGATCGATCCCGGCGGCCTGCTGGTCTGCGTGGTGGACGACGACGGCGCGCGCGACCTGGCGGCGTACGCCCGTGGCCGTGGCCTCACGGTCGTGGGGGTGGGGGAGTCGGCCGACGCCGACGTCCGCGCCACCGACCTGGTCTTCGAGGGCTCGACCTCCCGGTTCACCGTGCACGACGGCGACGTCGAGCTCGGGACGCTCACGCTGCAGATCCCCGGGCGGCACTACGTCCTCGACGCGCTGGCCGCGCTGACGGTCGGGCTGCGGCTCGGCCACGACTTCGACGGCCTGCGCCGCGGCCTCGAGGGCTTCACCGGCACCCGCCGCCGGATGGAGCGCAAGGGCGAGGCCGCGGGGGTCCGCGTCTACGACAGCTACGCCCACCACCCCGTCGAGATCGCCGGCGACCTGCAGGCCGCGCGCTCGGTCGCGGGGGAGGGTCGCGTGGTCGTGGCCTACCAGCCGCACCTGGTCTCGCGGACCCGGATCTTCGGCGTCGCTATGGGGGAGGCGCTGGGCGCCGCCGACGAGGTGGTGGTGCTCGACGTCTACCTCGCGCGCGAGGACGCCGACCCCGAGGTGACCGGCGCCCTGGTCGCCGGCGCCGTCCCGCTGCCCGCCGAGCGCGTCGCGTTCGTCCCCGACTTCGACGCCGTTCCTGCCGAGCTGGTCCGGCGCGCCCGCCCGGGCGACCTCGTCCTGACCCTGGGCGCCGGCACGGTCACCCAGCTCGGGCCGCGCGTGCTCGACCTGCTGGCCACGCACGACCCGGCCGGGGGTGGCGATGCGTAG
- the mraY gene encoding phospho-N-acetylmuramoyl-pentapeptide-transferase, with translation MRAVLLGGGLALLISLIGTRFAITVFTGWGYGQEIRDDGPTTHHTKRGTPTMGGVVIIAATVIGYFAAKLITQSMPSASALLLLFLFVGMGLVGFVDDFIKIVKQRSLGLRSKAKMIGQTVVGVVFGILALSPALADDRGRAPASHHISFIRDFEGFALPTVVVILLIWLVITGTSNAVNLTDGLDGLATGACVMVFGAYTLVNIWQNNQSCRISPSPTCYEVRDPLDLAVIAAAITGACFGFLWWNASPAAIFMGDTGSLSLGAALAGFAILTRTEMLLIILGGLFVAVTLSVMIQVTTFKITRRLTGTGKRVFRMTPLHHHFEMLGWEQITVVIRFWIITGLCVATGLGVFYAEWVAGS, from the coding sequence ATGAGAGCCGTGCTGCTGGGCGGAGGGCTGGCCCTGCTGATCTCCCTGATCGGGACCCGGTTCGCGATCACCGTCTTCACCGGGTGGGGCTACGGCCAGGAGATCCGCGACGACGGGCCCACCACCCACCACACCAAGCGCGGCACGCCCACGATGGGCGGCGTCGTCATCATCGCCGCGACCGTCATCGGCTACTTCGCCGCGAAGCTGATCACCCAGAGCATGCCGAGCGCCTCCGCGCTCCTGCTCCTCTTCCTCTTCGTCGGCATGGGCCTCGTGGGCTTCGTCGACGACTTCATCAAGATCGTCAAGCAGCGCAGCCTCGGCCTGCGCAGCAAGGCGAAGATGATCGGCCAGACCGTCGTCGGCGTCGTCTTCGGGATCCTGGCGCTCTCGCCGGCCCTCGCCGACGACCGGGGCCGGGCCCCGGCCTCGCACCACATCTCCTTCATCCGCGACTTCGAGGGCTTCGCGCTGCCGACCGTCGTGGTGATCCTGCTGATCTGGCTGGTCATCACCGGCACCAGCAACGCGGTGAACCTCACCGACGGGCTCGACGGCCTCGCGACCGGTGCCTGCGTGATGGTCTTCGGCGCCTACACGCTCGTGAACATCTGGCAGAACAACCAGTCGTGCCGGATCTCGCCGAGCCCCACCTGCTACGAGGTGCGCGACCCCCTGGACCTCGCCGTCATCGCCGCCGCGATCACCGGCGCCTGCTTCGGCTTCCTGTGGTGGAACGCCTCCCCGGCCGCGATCTTCATGGGTGACACCGGCTCGCTGAGCCTGGGTGCCGCGCTGGCCGGCTTCGCGATCCTGACCCGCACCGAGATGCTGCTGATCATCCTCGGCGGACTGTTCGTCGCCGTGACCCTCTCGGTGATGATCCAGGTGACGACCTTCAAGATCACCCGGCGGCTCACGGGCACCGGCAAGCGGGTCTTCCGGATGACCCCGCTGCACCACCACTTCGAGATGCTCGGCTGGGAGCAGATCACGGTCGTGATCCGCTTCTGGATCATCACCGGCCTGTGCGTCGCGACCGGCCTCGGCGTCTTCTACGCCGAGTGGGTGGCCGGCAGTTGA
- a CDS encoding laccase domain-containing protein, whose protein sequence is MFHYRDTREGDVRVDVAFTDSSVDLQGLGPHFATELPRVEDACGVRFARLDQEHGAEVRTVDAPGPPPLSDIPTADALVTTTPGVGLMIRVADCVPVLLADPAAGVLGAVHAGRKGVALDIVTRTVERMRDAGAGTLTAWVGPHVCGGCYEVPEELRAEVAAAVPTTYAVTTWGTPALDLGAGVRAQLAAAGVEVTELRACTLERDDLHSYRRDGAAAGRLAGLVWMS, encoded by the coding sequence GTGTTCCACTACCGCGACACCCGGGAAGGCGACGTCCGCGTGGACGTCGCCTTCACCGATTCCTCCGTCGACCTGCAGGGGCTGGGGCCGCACTTCGCGACCGAGCTGCCGCGCGTCGAGGACGCCTGCGGCGTCCGCTTCGCCCGGCTCGACCAGGAGCACGGCGCCGAGGTCCGCACCGTCGACGCGCCCGGCCCGCCGCCGCTCAGCGACATCCCCACCGCGGACGCGCTCGTCACCACGACGCCCGGCGTCGGGCTGATGATCCGGGTCGCCGACTGCGTCCCCGTGCTGCTGGCCGACCCGGCCGCCGGCGTCCTGGGCGCCGTCCATGCGGGGCGCAAGGGGGTGGCGCTCGACATCGTCACCCGCACGGTCGAGCGGATGCGCGACGCCGGCGCCGGCACCCTCACCGCCTGGGTCGGCCCGCACGTGTGCGGCGGCTGCTACGAGGTGCCCGAGGAGCTGCGCGCCGAGGTGGCGGCCGCGGTCCCGACGACGTACGCCGTCACGACCTGGGGCACCCCGGCGCTCGACCTCGGGGCCGGTGTCCGCGCCCAGCTCGCGGCCGCGGGCGTCGAGGTGACCGAGCTGCGTGCCTGCACGCTCGAGCGCGACGACCTGCACTCCTACCGGCGCGACGGGGCGGCCGCCGGCCGGCTCGCCGGGCTCGTGTGGATGTCATGA
- a CDS encoding cell division protein SepF produces MSGSMRKIGEYLGLLEDTGRYDDEYDGDDETQDVPAVAPTGRAPRSREPRPAPVSDLSERRRPAPGPTGVVAELSKITTLHPRTYNEARTVGENFRDGTPVIMNLSEMDDNDAKRLVDFAAGLVFATRGTIERVTNKVFLLSPPNVTVAAEDKQRIAEGGFFNQS; encoded by the coding sequence ATGAGCGGCTCGATGCGCAAGATCGGCGAGTACCTCGGCCTGCTCGAGGACACCGGCCGGTACGACGACGAGTACGACGGCGACGACGAGACCCAGGACGTGCCCGCCGTGGCGCCGACCGGCCGCGCGCCGAGGTCGCGGGAGCCCCGTCCCGCCCCCGTGTCCGACCTGTCCGAGCGCCGCCGTCCGGCGCCGGGCCCCACCGGAGTGGTAGCCGAATTGTCCAAGATCACGACCCTGCACCCGCGCACCTACAACGAGGCGCGCACGGTCGGCGAGAACTTCCGCGACGGCACCCCGGTGATCATGAACCTCTCCGAGATGGACGACAACGACGCCAAGCGCCTCGTCGACTTCGCGGCCGGCCTCGTGTTTGCCACGCGTGGCACGATCGAGCGCGTGACCAACAAGGTCTTCCTGCTCTCCCCGCCCAACGTCACGGTCGCCGCCGAGGACAAGCAGCGGATCGCCGAGGGCGGCTTCTTCAACCAGAGCTAG
- the ftsW gene encoding putative lipid II flippase FtsW, with protein sequence MTTANPEDTRPLAGTAASAGTRSTATSWYTSLREALDRPLTAYYLLLGASALLLTIGVIMVLSASSVYSYEKNDGNSYAVVERQLMWVAIGLPAAFVASRLSPQWIRRLAWPGYFVSLGLLLLTAFIGVTINGNRNWVALGPIVIQPAEIAKLALILWAAHVYAHKDRRLGSLHQVLMPVVPGLLLATGLVIFGHDLGTALVLFAILLGMLWVVGAPARFFVMAISIVSVVAVFLAAASPERLARITNFADPFKDFHDTGWQPAHGLYALSTGGWFGQGIGASQQKWGDLPEAHTDFIFAVLGEELGLVGTLLVIALFLTIAYAAVRIARETADPFVRYTIFGIVVWLVGQMMINVGMVLALLPVIGIPLPLVSYGGSSLVPTLVALGLVIGFARREPEAARALAQRRRDRSAGLSAGKVSGRSL encoded by the coding sequence GTGACCACCGCGAACCCCGAGGACACCCGTCCGCTGGCCGGCACCGCCGCGTCCGCCGGCACCCGCAGCACCGCCACGAGCTGGTACACCTCGCTCCGCGAGGCGCTGGACCGCCCGCTGACGGCGTACTACCTCCTGCTGGGCGCCTCCGCGCTGCTGCTCACGATCGGCGTGATCATGGTGCTGAGCGCGTCGAGCGTCTACAGCTACGAGAAGAACGACGGCAACAGCTACGCCGTCGTCGAGCGGCAGCTGATGTGGGTGGCCATCGGGCTGCCGGCGGCGTTCGTCGCCAGCCGGCTCTCGCCGCAGTGGATCCGCCGCCTGGCCTGGCCGGGCTACTTCGTCTCGCTGGGGCTGCTCCTCCTCACCGCCTTCATCGGCGTGACCATCAACGGCAACCGCAACTGGGTGGCGCTCGGGCCGATCGTCATCCAGCCCGCCGAGATCGCCAAGCTCGCCCTGATCCTGTGGGCGGCGCACGTCTACGCGCACAAGGACCGCCGGCTCGGCAGCCTCCACCAGGTGCTGATGCCCGTGGTGCCGGGCCTCCTGCTCGCCACCGGCCTCGTCATCTTCGGCCACGACCTCGGCACCGCGCTGGTCCTCTTCGCGATCCTGCTCGGGATGCTCTGGGTGGTCGGTGCGCCGGCCCGGTTCTTCGTGATGGCGATCTCGATCGTCAGCGTGGTCGCGGTCTTCCTGGCCGCGGCGAGCCCCGAGCGGCTCGCCCGCATCACCAACTTCGCCGACCCGTTCAAGGACTTCCACGACACCGGCTGGCAGCCCGCGCACGGTCTCTACGCGCTCTCGACCGGCGGCTGGTTCGGCCAGGGGATCGGCGCCTCGCAGCAGAAGTGGGGCGACCTCCCCGAGGCGCACACCGACTTCATCTTCGCCGTGCTCGGCGAGGAGCTCGGGCTGGTCGGCACGTTGCTGGTGATCGCGCTGTTCCTCACGATCGCCTACGCCGCCGTGCGGATCGCCCGCGAGACCGCCGACCCGTTCGTGCGCTACACGATCTTCGGGATCGTCGTCTGGCTGGTCGGCCAGATGATGATCAACGTCGGCATGGTGCTCGCGCTGCTGCCCGTCATCGGCATCCCGCTGCCGCTCGTCTCGTACGGCGGGTCCTCGCTCGTCCCGACCCTCGTCGCGCTGGGGCTGGTCATCGGCTTCGCGCGGCGCGAGCCCGAGGCCGCCCGGGCCCTGGCGCAGCGGCGCCGGGACCGCTCGGCCGGCCTGTCCGCCGGCAAGGTGTCGGGCCGCTCCCTCTAG
- a CDS encoding cell division protein FtsQ/DivIB, which translates to MRRTATAEPAGSATTVRSRRRFARRQWARRWLAWKYVVALLVLVGLVAGAIWAVYFSSFLAVQGVRVEGVSTISAREIRDAAAVPSGEPLARVDLDRIRSRVESLAEVRSADVTRQWPDQVLVTVTERVAVAVVDMGGRIRGLDDQGVLFRDYARAPAGLPRVQTQGDTRSDALREAARVVGALPRALAGTVDHVEVATVDQITLVLEDGRTVEWGSADESAQKAEVIAALLKRPAQTYDVSVPGQPTTSGTR; encoded by the coding sequence ATGCGTAGGACCGCGACCGCCGAGCCCGCCGGCAGCGCCACCACCGTCCGCAGCCGCCGCCGGTTCGCGCGTCGGCAGTGGGCCCGGCGCTGGCTGGCGTGGAAGTACGTCGTCGCGCTGCTCGTCCTCGTCGGGCTCGTCGCCGGTGCGATCTGGGCCGTCTACTTCTCCTCGTTCCTCGCCGTCCAGGGCGTCCGGGTGGAGGGCGTCAGCACGATCAGTGCCCGCGAGATCCGCGACGCCGCCGCCGTCCCCTCGGGCGAGCCCCTGGCCCGCGTCGACCTCGACCGGATCCGCTCGCGCGTCGAGTCGCTCGCCGAGGTCCGCTCCGCTGACGTGACCCGCCAGTGGCCCGACCAGGTGCTCGTCACGGTCACCGAGCGGGTGGCGGTCGCCGTCGTCGACATGGGCGGGCGGATCCGAGGTCTCGACGACCAGGGCGTGCTGTTCCGCGACTACGCCCGGGCCCCTGCGGGCCTGCCCCGCGTCCAGACCCAGGGCGACACCCGCAGCGACGCGCTGCGCGAGGCCGCCCGCGTCGTCGGCGCCCTGCCCCGCGCCCTCGCCGGCACCGTCGACCACGTCGAGGTCGCCACCGTCGACCAGATCACCCTCGTGCTCGAGGACGGCCGCACCGTCGAGTGGGGGAGCGCGGACGAGTCCGCCCAGAAGGCCGAGGTCATCGCGGCCCTCCTCAAGCGCCCGGCGCAGACCTACGACGTCAGCGTCCCCGGCCAGCCGACCACCTCCGGGACGCGCTGA